A genomic window from Streptomyces brevispora includes:
- a CDS encoding D-arabinono-1,4-lactone oxidase, giving the protein MTDTYARTTTDAWRNWAGNVTARPARTVSPASVDELAEALRRASEDGLKVKPVGTGHSFTATAATDGLLIRPDLLTGIREIDRTAMTVTVEAGTPLKRLNTALAREGLSLTNMGDIMDQTVAGATSTGTHGTGRDSASISAQIRALELVTADGTVLTCSATENPDVFAVARIGLGALGVITAITFAVEPVFLLTAREEPMAFDRVTADFDQLVAENEHFEFYWFPHTGNCNTKRNNRSAGPAAPPGKVSGWIEDEFLSNGIFQAACSLGRAVPATIPSIAKLSSRALSARTYTDIPYKVFTSPRRVRFVEMEYALPREAAVEALREVRAMVERSPLRISFPVEVRTAPADDIALSTASGRDSAYIAVHLYRGTPYQAYFTAVERIMTAHDGRPHWGKVNTRDAAYLAGVYPRFGEFAAVRDRLDPDRLFTNDYLRRVLGD; this is encoded by the coding sequence ATGACCGACACCTACGCACGGACGACAACGGACGCGTGGCGTAACTGGGCGGGGAACGTCACCGCCCGTCCGGCACGGACCGTGTCGCCCGCCTCCGTGGACGAACTGGCCGAGGCGCTGCGCAGGGCGTCCGAGGACGGCCTGAAGGTGAAGCCGGTGGGCACAGGTCACTCCTTCACCGCGACCGCGGCCACCGACGGGCTGCTGATACGCCCCGATCTGCTCACCGGCATCCGGGAGATCGACCGTACGGCGATGACGGTGACGGTCGAGGCCGGCACCCCGCTGAAGCGCCTCAACACCGCGCTGGCCCGCGAGGGCCTCTCGCTCACCAACATGGGCGACATCATGGACCAGACGGTCGCCGGGGCGACCTCCACCGGCACCCACGGAACCGGCCGCGACTCGGCGTCGATATCCGCGCAGATCCGCGCCCTGGAGCTGGTCACGGCGGACGGTACGGTGCTGACCTGCTCGGCGACCGAGAACCCGGACGTCTTCGCCGTCGCCCGGATCGGGCTCGGCGCCCTGGGCGTCATCACGGCGATCACCTTCGCCGTGGAGCCGGTCTTCCTGCTGACCGCCCGCGAGGAGCCGATGGCCTTCGACAGGGTCACGGCCGACTTCGATCAGCTGGTGGCCGAGAACGAGCACTTCGAGTTCTACTGGTTCCCGCACACCGGCAACTGCAACACCAAGCGCAACAACCGCAGCGCGGGCCCCGCCGCCCCGCCCGGAAAGGTCAGCGGCTGGATCGAGGACGAGTTCCTCTCCAACGGCATCTTCCAGGCGGCCTGCTCGCTCGGCCGGGCGGTACCCGCCACGATCCCCTCGATCGCCAAGCTCTCCAGCCGCGCCCTGTCGGCCCGTACGTACACCGACATCCCGTACAAGGTGTTCACCAGCCCGCGCCGGGTGCGGTTCGTGGAGATGGAGTACGCCCTGCCGCGCGAGGCGGCCGTGGAGGCGCTGCGCGAGGTCAGGGCGATGGTTGAGCGTTCGCCGCTGCGGATCAGCTTCCCCGTGGAGGTGCGTACCGCGCCCGCCGACGACATAGCGCTCTCCACGGCCTCGGGCCGGGACAGCGCGTACATCGCCGTCCACCTGTACCGGGGCACGCCCTACCAGGCGTACTTCACGGCGGTGGAGCGGATCATGACCGCCCACGACGGCCGCCCCCACTGGGGCAAGGTCAACACCCGTGACGCCGCGTACCTGGCGGGGGTGTACCCCCGGTTCGGCGAGTTCGCCGCGGTCCGGGACCGGCTGGACCCGGACCGCCTCTTCACCAACGACTACCTGCGCCGGGTCCTGGGCGACTGA
- a CDS encoding MFS transporter yields the protein MPNPYREIFAAPGSKGFSSAGFFGRMPLSMMGIGVVTMVSELTGRYGLAGALSATLAMSAAVVGPRVSRLVDRHGQRRVLRPVTLVALAAVAGLLICAQQGLADWTLFVFAAGAGYVPSVGSMIRARWAEIYRSSPRRLHTAYAWESIVDEVCFIFGPIISIGLSTAWFPEAGPLLAAGFLLIGVFWLTAQRTTEPVPHPHTRHTRGSALSSPGLQVLVWTFVATGAIFGAVDVVTVAFADEQGHKAAASLVLAVYALGSCLAGAVFGLLHLKGRPSSRWLVGVCAMAVSMIPLQMAGSLPFLAVALFVAGLAVAPTMVTTMALVEQHVPRTRLTEGMTWTSTGLAVGVALGSSAAGWVVDASGAKAGYAVPAMAGALAAAVAFLGYRRLSGPVPTEGRGEDDRHLRTDDNGRVA from the coding sequence TTGCCCAATCCCTACCGCGAGATCTTCGCCGCCCCCGGCTCCAAGGGGTTCTCCTCGGCCGGTTTCTTCGGCCGGATGCCGCTGTCCATGATGGGCATCGGCGTGGTGACCATGGTTTCCGAGCTGACCGGCCGGTACGGCCTGGCGGGCGCGCTCTCCGCGACGCTGGCGATGTCGGCCGCGGTGGTGGGACCGCGGGTGTCCAGGCTGGTCGACCGGCACGGTCAGCGTCGGGTGCTGCGCCCGGTGACCCTCGTCGCCCTGGCTGCCGTGGCCGGTCTGCTGATCTGTGCGCAGCAGGGACTGGCGGACTGGACCCTGTTCGTGTTCGCGGCCGGCGCCGGCTACGTCCCCAGCGTCGGTTCGATGATCAGGGCCCGCTGGGCGGAGATCTACCGGAGCTCGCCCCGCCGGCTCCACACCGCGTACGCGTGGGAGTCGATCGTCGACGAGGTGTGCTTCATCTTCGGCCCGATCATCTCGATCGGTCTCTCCACCGCCTGGTTCCCCGAGGCCGGCCCGCTGCTGGCCGCCGGTTTCCTGCTGATCGGCGTCTTCTGGCTGACCGCTCAGCGGACCACCGAGCCGGTGCCGCATCCGCACACGCGGCACACCCGCGGTTCCGCGCTGTCGTCCCCCGGCCTCCAGGTGCTCGTGTGGACCTTCGTGGCGACCGGTGCGATCTTCGGGGCCGTCGACGTGGTGACGGTGGCCTTCGCCGATGAGCAGGGCCACAAGGCCGCGGCGAGCCTCGTACTGGCCGTCTACGCGCTGGGGTCCTGCCTCGCCGGGGCGGTCTTCGGCCTGCTGCATCTGAAGGGCAGGCCGTCCAGCCGGTGGCTGGTGGGAGTGTGCGCGATGGCCGTGAGTATGATCCCCCTCCAAATGGCCGGGAGCCTGCCGTTCCTGGCCGTGGCGCTCTTTGTCGCAGGCCTCGCCGTCGCACCGACGATGGTCACCACCATGGCTCTCGTCGAACAGCACGTACCGCGCACCAGACTGACCGAGGGCATGACCTGGACCAGTACCGGGCTCGCCGTAGGTGTGGCGCTCGGCTCCTCGGCCGCCGGCTGGGTGGTCGACGCGTCCGGGGCGAAGGCGGGGTACGCGGTGCCCGCCATGGCGGGAGCGCTCGCGGCCGCGGTGGCGTTCCTGGGGTATCGCCGGCTCAGTGGGCCGGTTCCTACCGAAGGGCGCGGGGAAGATGACCGACACCTACGCACGGACGACAACGGACGCGTGGCGTAA
- a CDS encoding ferrochelatase, with product MSDLREPAPYDALLLLSFGGPEGPDDVVPFLANVTRGRGIPEERLKEVGKHYFLFGGVSPINGQNRALLDALRKDFADHGLDLPVYWGNRNWAPYLTDTLREMARDGHRRIAVLATSAYASYSGCRQYRENLAESLAVLEAEGLPVPRVDKLRHYFNHPGFVEPMVDGVLASLADLPEDVRTGARLVFTTHSIPTSAADASGPPEAHGDGGAYVAEHLDVARLIVEAVRERTGVAYSWQLVYQSRSGAPHIPWLEPDICEHLELLCSDGVPAVVMAPIGFVSDHMEVLYDLDTEATAKAAELGLPVRRSATVGADPRFAAAVRDLVLERAATERGLDRERCALGALGASHDLCPVGCCPARAARPAAAGADSPYA from the coding sequence ATGTCCGATCTGCGTGAGCCCGCTCCCTACGACGCCCTGCTGCTGCTCTCCTTCGGGGGACCCGAAGGCCCGGACGACGTGGTTCCGTTCCTGGCGAACGTGACCCGCGGCCGGGGTATCCCCGAGGAGCGGCTGAAGGAAGTCGGCAAGCACTACTTCCTGTTCGGCGGCGTCAGCCCGATCAACGGCCAGAACAGGGCCCTGCTCGACGCCCTGCGCAAGGACTTCGCGGATCACGGACTCGATCTGCCGGTCTACTGGGGCAATCGCAACTGGGCGCCCTACCTGACCGACACCCTGCGCGAGATGGCCCGGGACGGGCACCGCCGCATCGCCGTCCTGGCGACCAGCGCCTACGCCTCCTACTCCGGCTGCCGGCAGTACCGCGAGAACCTCGCCGAGTCACTGGCCGTCCTGGAGGCCGAAGGGCTGCCGGTGCCGCGCGTCGACAAGCTGCGGCACTATTTCAACCACCCCGGCTTCGTCGAGCCGATGGTGGACGGCGTTCTCGCCTCCCTGGCCGACCTTCCCGAGGACGTGCGGACCGGGGCGCGTCTCGTGTTCACCACGCATTCCATCCCCACCTCGGCGGCCGATGCCTCGGGCCCGCCGGAGGCGCACGGAGACGGCGGCGCGTACGTCGCCGAGCACCTCGACGTCGCACGGCTGATCGTCGAGGCCGTCCGCGAACGGACCGGTGTCGCGTACTCCTGGCAGCTCGTCTACCAGTCGCGCAGCGGTGCCCCGCACATTCCGTGGCTCGAACCCGATATCTGCGAGCACCTGGAACTGCTGTGCAGCGACGGCGTCCCTGCCGTGGTGATGGCGCCCATCGGCTTCGTCTCGGACCACATGGAGGTCCTCTACGACCTCGACACCGAGGCCACCGCGAAGGCCGCCGAGCTCGGCCTGCCGGTGCGCCGGTCCGCGACCGTCGGCGCCGATCCGCGGTTCGCGGCCGCGGTGCGTGACCTCGTGCTGGAGCGCGCCGCCACCGAACGGGGCCTCGACCGGGAGAGGTGCGCCCTCGGGGCGCTCGGGGCGAGCCACGACCTCTGCCCGGTCGGCTGCTGCCCGGCCCGCGCGGCCCGGCCGGCCGCCGCGGGCGCCGACAGCCCGTACGCGTAG
- a CDS encoding inositol monophosphatase family protein yields MTYPLLSELLDLALDVARRAGELLRDGRPADLGVAATKSSPVDVVTEMDIAAEKLITGFLSEHRPEDGFLGEEGASSEGSSGIRWVIDPLDGTVNYLYGLPTWAVSVAAERDGERVVGVVEVPMRRETYHAVLGAGAYAKGGAYGDGAALRCRPAPPLDQALVSTGFNYVADVRAHQADVARVLIPRLRDIRRGGSAAIDLCDVAAGRLDGYYERGLHPWDLAAGDLIAREAGALTGGRPGQAADGGLTVAASPGVFEPLQSLLEELGAWHD; encoded by the coding sequence GTGACCTACCCCCTGCTGTCCGAACTGCTCGACCTGGCCCTGGACGTCGCCCGCCGGGCCGGTGAGCTGCTGCGCGACGGCCGCCCCGCCGATCTGGGGGTGGCCGCGACCAAGTCGAGCCCGGTGGACGTCGTCACCGAGATGGACATCGCCGCCGAGAAGCTGATCACCGGTTTCCTGTCCGAGCACCGCCCCGAGGACGGCTTCCTCGGGGAGGAGGGCGCCAGCTCCGAGGGCAGCAGCGGCATCCGCTGGGTGATCGACCCGCTCGACGGCACCGTGAACTATCTGTACGGGCTGCCGACCTGGGCCGTCTCCGTCGCCGCCGAACGGGACGGCGAGCGGGTCGTGGGCGTGGTGGAGGTCCCGATGCGCCGCGAGACCTATCACGCGGTCCTCGGCGCCGGTGCGTACGCCAAGGGCGGTGCCTACGGGGACGGGGCCGCCCTGCGCTGCCGGCCCGCCCCGCCGCTCGACCAGGCGCTCGTGTCGACCGGCTTCAACTACGTCGCCGACGTCCGCGCGCACCAGGCCGATGTGGCACGTGTGCTGATTCCGCGGCTGCGGGACATCAGGCGCGGCGGCTCCGCCGCGATCGACCTCTGTGACGTCGCGGCGGGCCGCCTCGACGGCTACTACGAGCGTGGCCTCCACCCCTGGGACCTGGCGGCCGGTGACCTCATCGCGCGGGAGGCGGGCGCGCTCACCGGCGGGCGGCCGGGGCAGGCCGCGGACGGCGGTCTGACGGTGGCCGCGTCACCGGGCGTCTTCGAGCCGCTCCAGTCCCTGCTGGAGGAACTGGGCGCCTGGCACGACTGA
- a CDS encoding SDR family NAD(P)-dependent oxidoreductase encodes MPPTTWWRSSHRYGRARYRQHHQPRPHGGADRPDGGAAYSATKAALAALTRAWAAEFSPSGVRVNTIAPGPVVTAADPELIAQLGSTTLLDRPAQANEIAEVIAFLASSEASYVTGAVIPADGGRSAV; translated from the coding sequence GTGCCGCCTACTACCTGGTGGCGGTCCTCACACCGGTATGGCCGAGCGCGGTACCGGCAACATCATCAACCTCGGCCGCATGGCGGGGCAGATCGGCCTGACGGCGGTGCCGCCTACAGTGCGACGAAGGCCGCGCTCGCGGCGCTCACACGTGCGTGGGCGGCGGAATTCAGCCCCAGCGGCGTACGCGTCAACACCATCGCCCCCGGCCCGGTGGTCACCGCGGCGGACCCCGAACTCATCGCGCAGCTGGGCAGCACCACGCTGCTCGACCGGCCGGCGCAGGCCAACGAGATCGCCGAGGTCATCGCGTTCCTGGCCTCCTCCGAGGCCAGTTACGTCACCGGCGCCGTGATCCCCGCAGACGGCGGGCGTTCCGCCGTCTGA
- a CDS encoding SDR family NAD(P)-dependent oxidoreductase — MPHRHPRGLLRSGAAHGPRSGPGAVLGERRRIDTVELGAYLNGFDVVVHGRDPARGASTVEAIKKAGSTQAGGHGGHGRFVAADLSVAADVERLAAEAGRVDVLVNNAGIGWFGATADLDPDTFDTMFATNVRAAYYLVAVLTPVWPSAVPATSSTSAAWRGRSA; from the coding sequence GTGCCGCATCGGCACCCGCGGGGCCTTCTTCGTTCCGGCGCCGCCCACGGTCCGCGCAGCGGCCCAGGGGCCGTCCTCGGAGAACGCCGCCGGATCGACACCGTCGAACTCGGCGCCTACCTCAACGGCTTCGACGTCGTGGTGCATGGCCGTGACCCCGCTCGCGGGGCATCGACGGTCGAGGCGATCAAGAAGGCCGGCAGCACGCAGGCCGGCGGTCACGGCGGTCACGGGCGGTTCGTCGCGGCCGATCTGAGCGTCGCAGCCGATGTCGAGCGGCTCGCCGCCGAGGCCGGCCGGGTCGACGTGCTGGTGAACAACGCCGGTATCGGGTGGTTCGGCGCCACCGCGGACCTCGACCCGGACACGTTCGACACGATGTTCGCGACCAACGTGCGTGCCGCCTACTACCTGGTGGCGGTCCTCACACCGGTATGGCCGAGCGCGGTACCGGCAACATCATCAACCTCGGCCGCATGGCGGGGCAGATCGGCCTGA
- a CDS encoding response regulator transcription factor has protein sequence MRVLVVEDEQLLADAVATGLRREAMAVDVVYDGAAALERIEVNDYDVVVLDRDLPLVHGDDVCRRIVELGMPTRVLMLTASGDVSDRVEGLELGADDYLPKPFAFSELTARVRALGRRTTVALPPVLERAGIKLDPNRREAFRGEQEVQLAPKEFAVLEVLMRSEGAVVSAEQLLEKAWDENTDPFTNVVRVTVMTLRRKLGEPPVIVTVPGSGYRI, from the coding sequence GTGCGCGTACTCGTCGTGGAGGACGAGCAACTGCTCGCCGATGCGGTGGCCACCGGATTGCGCCGGGAGGCCATGGCCGTCGATGTCGTGTACGACGGTGCGGCGGCACTGGAGCGCATCGAGGTCAACGACTACGACGTCGTGGTGCTGGACCGGGACCTCCCCCTGGTGCACGGCGACGACGTCTGCCGCAGGATCGTCGAGCTGGGCATGCCGACCAGGGTGCTCATGCTCACCGCCTCCGGAGACGTCAGCGACCGGGTCGAGGGCCTGGAGCTCGGAGCCGACGACTATCTGCCCAAACCCTTCGCCTTCAGTGAGCTGACCGCGCGGGTGCGGGCTCTCGGGCGCCGCACGACCGTCGCGCTGCCGCCCGTCCTGGAGCGAGCCGGGATCAAGCTCGACCCGAACCGCCGGGAGGCATTCCGGGGCGAGCAGGAGGTCCAGCTCGCGCCCAAGGAGTTCGCGGTGCTGGAGGTCCTGATGCGCAGCGAGGGCGCCGTGGTCTCGGCCGAGCAGCTGCTGGAGAAGGCCTGGGACGAGAACACCGACCCGTTCACCAACGTCGTCCGGGTGACCGTCATGACCCTGCGGCGCAAACTCGGCGAGCCTCCGGTGATCGTCACCGTGCCCGGCTCGGGTTACCGGATCTGA
- a CDS encoding sensor histidine kinase, whose amino-acid sequence MPTVPPPATAPPKPTWEPKQQEPPYPWLRPTIRIRLTLLYGGMFLIAGILLLSIIYMLAAQALHVGSELPFKIVDGHVSSEVCNLLGEGSTPNAVNAAMNSCVNHQRQQALDTLLNRSLLALVGLSVIAFAFGYAMAGRVLSPLGRITRIARRVAGTDLSRRIELDGPDDELKELADTFDDMLVRLERAFTAQQRFVGNASHELRTPLAINRTLLEVHLSDPQAPPELKQLGKTLLATNERSEQLVEGLLLLARSDNQIVERKPVDLAEVASRALDQTRAEAEAKGVEMRGELAPAVVQGNGVLLERIALNLVQNAVRYNVPGSGWVEVTTELLPGQALLVVSNTGPVVPGYEIDNLFEPFTRLRTERTGSDKGVGLGLSIARSVARAHGGRIIAEPREGGGLVMRVSLPV is encoded by the coding sequence GTGCCCACAGTCCCGCCGCCCGCGACGGCGCCCCCCAAACCCACCTGGGAGCCCAAACAGCAGGAGCCCCCGTACCCGTGGCTGCGCCCGACCATCCGGATACGTCTCACGCTGCTGTACGGCGGCATGTTCCTGATCGCCGGCATCCTGTTGCTGTCGATCATCTACATGCTGGCCGCGCAGGCCCTGCACGTGGGCAGCGAGCTGCCGTTCAAGATCGTCGACGGTCATGTCTCCAGTGAGGTGTGCAACCTGCTGGGGGAGGGCAGCACGCCGAACGCCGTCAACGCGGCGATGAACTCCTGCGTCAACCACCAGCGCCAGCAGGCGCTCGACACCCTCCTCAACCGGTCGCTGCTGGCCCTCGTGGGGCTGAGCGTCATCGCCTTCGCGTTCGGCTACGCGATGGCGGGGCGGGTGCTCTCGCCGCTGGGCCGGATCACCCGCATCGCCCGCCGGGTGGCCGGCACGGATCTGTCCAGGCGCATCGAGCTGGACGGTCCGGACGACGAGCTCAAGGAGCTCGCCGACACCTTCGACGACATGCTGGTCCGGCTGGAGCGGGCCTTCACCGCACAGCAGCGGTTCGTCGGGAACGCGTCGCACGAGCTGCGCACGCCCCTGGCGATCAACCGCACGCTGCTGGAGGTCCACCTCTCCGATCCGCAGGCGCCCCCGGAGCTCAAGCAGCTCGGCAAGACGCTGCTGGCCACCAACGAACGCAGTGAGCAGCTGGTCGAGGGCCTGCTGCTGCTCGCCCGCAGTGACAACCAGATCGTCGAGCGCAAACCCGTCGACCTCGCCGAGGTCGCCTCGCGCGCCCTCGACCAGACGCGCGCCGAGGCCGAGGCCAAGGGCGTGGAGATGCGCGGCGAGCTGGCCCCGGCCGTGGTCCAGGGCAACGGCGTGCTGCTGGAGCGGATCGCGCTGAACCTCGTACAGAACGCGGTGCGCTACAACGTCCCGGGCAGCGGCTGGGTCGAGGTCACCACCGAGCTTCTGCCGGGCCAGGCCCTGCTCGTCGTCTCGAACACGGGTCCAGTGGTGCCCGGCTACGAGATCGACAACCTCTTCGAGCCCTTCACACGGCTCCGTACGGAGCGGACGGGCAGCGACAAGGGGGTGGGGCTCGGCCTGTCGATCGCGCGGTCCGTCGCGCGCGCTCACGGAGGCCGTATCATCGCGGAGCCCCGCGAGGGCGGTGGTCTTGTGATGCGCGTCTCACTTCCTGTCTGA
- a CDS encoding DUF4193 domain-containing protein: protein MATDYDTPRKTDDDVDQDSLEELKARRSDKTASAVDVDEFDAAEGLELPGADLSNEELAVRVLPKQADEFTCMSCFLVHHRSQLAREKNGQPICRDCD, encoded by the coding sequence ATGGCAACGGATTACGACACCCCACGAAAGACCGACGACGACGTCGATCAGGACAGCCTTGAAGAGCTCAAGGCTCGTCGGAGCGACAAGACGGCCTCGGCCGTCGATGTCGACGAATTCGACGCGGCAGAAGGACTGGAGCTGCCCGGCGCAGACCTGTCCAACGAAGAGCTGGCCGTAAGGGTCCTGCCCAAGCAGGCCGACGAATTCACGTGCATGAGCTGCTTCCTCGTGCACCACCGCAGTCAGCTGGCCCGCGAGAAGAACGGCCAGCCGATCTGCCGCGACTGCGACTGA
- a CDS encoding DUF3093 domain-containing protein, translating to MQPSTPPFDERLTAPRSWWLISFLLGIACALMLLPLGTLPLLAGLVGGTAAAAVVVSSYGSARIRVVGDALVAGDARIPVSALGEAEVLDAEEARAWRSYKADTRAFMLLRSYIPTAVRVEITDPQDPTPYVYLSTREPQALAAALKAAVGA from the coding sequence ATGCAGCCTTCCACCCCGCCATTCGACGAACGCCTCACCGCACCCCGTTCGTGGTGGCTGATCTCGTTCCTCCTCGGCATCGCGTGCGCGCTGATGCTGCTGCCGCTGGGCACCCTGCCGCTGCTCGCCGGCCTGGTGGGCGGCACGGCCGCGGCGGCGGTGGTGGTGAGCTCGTACGGCTCCGCCCGGATCCGGGTGGTGGGCGACGCCCTGGTGGCGGGTGACGCGCGGATCCCGGTCTCGGCGCTCGGCGAGGCCGAGGTGCTGGACGCCGAGGAGGCGCGCGCCTGGCGCTCGTACAAGGCGGACACCCGGGCCTTCATGCTGCTGCGCAGCTATATCCCGACGGCCGTGCGGGTGGAGATCACGGACCCGCAGGACCCGACTCCGTACGTCTATCTGTCGACGCGGGAGCCGCAGGCGCTGGCGGCGGCGCTGAAGGCGGCCGTCGGGGCCTAG
- a CDS encoding PaaI family thioesterase produces the protein MSGTSAALKPPADAVKPVRHPDAPAPGELLGAHYEHCFGCGGGQPHGLHLQARAGEGVGVTAEFTVQAAHQGAPGLAHGGVLATALDETLGSLNWLLRVIAVTGRLETDFVRPVPVDTVLFLDAEITAVHGRKIYSRATGRIGGPDGPVAVRAEALFIEVKVDHFIENGRPAEIRAAMADPDQAKRVRAFEVNP, from the coding sequence GTGAGTGGAACATCTGCGGCTCTGAAGCCCCCGGCCGACGCGGTGAAACCGGTCCGGCATCCCGACGCGCCGGCCCCCGGTGAGCTCCTCGGCGCGCATTACGAACACTGTTTCGGCTGCGGTGGGGGACAGCCGCACGGGCTGCACCTCCAGGCGCGGGCCGGCGAGGGTGTCGGGGTCACCGCCGAGTTCACCGTGCAGGCCGCCCACCAGGGCGCCCCGGGGCTGGCGCACGGCGGGGTACTGGCCACCGCACTCGACGAGACGCTCGGCTCGCTGAACTGGCTGCTGCGGGTGATCGCGGTGACCGGACGGCTGGAGACCGACTTCGTCCGCCCCGTGCCGGTCGACACGGTGCTGTTCCTCGACGCCGAGATCACCGCCGTGCACGGCCGGAAGATCTACTCCAGGGCCACCGGCCGGATCGGCGGCCCGGACGGGCCGGTGGCGGTCCGGGCCGAGGCCCTCTTCATCGAGGTCAAGGTCGACCACTTCATCGAGAACGGCCGCCCGGCCGAGATCCGGGCGGCGATGGCCGACCCGGACCAGGCCAAGCGCGTCCGTGCCTTCGAGGTGAACCCCTGA
- the dut gene encoding dUTP diphosphatase, whose amino-acid sequence MRHPVDVLIRRTDPDVPIPAYGHPGDAGADLVTTEAVELAPGERAVLPTGVSIALPDGYAAFVHPRSGIAARCGVALVNAPGTVDAGYRGEIKVIVINLDPRESVRFERFDRIAQLVVQQVEKVRFHEVSELPGSARAEGGFGSTGGHAAVDVDGVRGGVPRDGNSYASVESDREGQ is encoded by the coding sequence ATGCGCCATCCCGTGGACGTGCTGATCCGCAGGACCGACCCGGACGTGCCGATTCCGGCGTACGGGCACCCGGGGGACGCCGGAGCCGATCTGGTGACTACCGAGGCTGTCGAGCTGGCACCGGGCGAGCGGGCCGTGCTGCCCACGGGGGTTTCGATCGCCCTGCCCGACGGGTACGCCGCGTTCGTGCACCCCCGATCCGGCATCGCCGCGCGCTGCGGAGTCGCGCTGGTGAATGCCCCGGGGACGGTTGATGCCGGGTACCGTGGAGAGATCAAGGTGATCGTCATCAATCTCGATCCGCGCGAGTCCGTGCGGTTCGAGCGGTTCGACCGTATTGCTCAACTGGTCGTGCAGCAGGTCGAGAAGGTGCGCTTCCACGAAGTGTCGGAGCTTCCCGGTTCGGCGCGGGCCGAAGGGGGCTTCGGGTCCACCGGCGGTCATGCCGCCGTTGATGTTGATGGCGTCCGGGGCGGGGTTCCCCGGGACGGGAACAGCTACGCTTCGGTCGAATCCGACCGGGAAGGACAGTGA
- a CDS encoding DUF3710 domain-containing protein gives MFGRRKNSGSADDTADEAREAEQVADGLDDADAAEGGSRRMNLPPAPRPDGPWDIDEVSQPGEGRVDLGGIFVPGVEGMELRVEVAGDAIVAATVVLRDSAIQLQAFAAPKKEGIWGEVRDEIASGITQQGGIIDELEGPLGWELRAQVPVQLPDGANGVQLVRFVGIDGPRWFLRGVISGQGAVQPEAAGLLETVFRDTVVVRGDGPMAPRDPIVLKLPNDAQMVPEGVQQEEQEGSKFSGGMGQLQRGPEITEVR, from the coding sequence GTGTTCGGACGTCGCAAGAACAGTGGTTCCGCCGATGACACGGCGGACGAAGCGCGCGAGGCCGAGCAGGTCGCCGACGGGCTCGATGACGCCGATGCCGCCGAGGGCGGATCGCGTCGGATGAACCTTCCGCCGGCACCGCGGCCGGACGGGCCGTGGGACATCGACGAGGTCTCCCAGCCCGGCGAGGGCCGGGTCGACCTGGGCGGCATCTTCGTGCCCGGTGTCGAGGGCATGGAGCTGCGTGTCGAGGTCGCCGGTGACGCGATCGTCGCCGCCACCGTCGTGCTGCGCGACAGCGCGATCCAGCTGCAGGCCTTCGCCGCCCCCAAGAAGGAGGGCATCTGGGGCGAGGTCCGCGACGAGATCGCCTCCGGCATCACCCAGCAGGGCGGGATCATCGACGAGCTCGAGGGCCCGCTGGGCTGGGAGCTGCGCGCGCAGGTCCCCGTACAGCTTCCCGACGGGGCGAACGGCGTGCAGCTGGTCCGCTTCGTCGGCATCGACGGCCCGCGCTGGTTCCTGCGCGGTGTGATCTCCGGCCAGGGCGCCGTGCAGCCGGAGGCCGCCGGTCTGCTGGAGACGGTCTTCCGGGACACCGTGGTGGTCCGCGGCGACGGCCCGATGGCCCCGCGCGACCCGATCGTCCTCAAGCTCCCCAACGACGCCCAGATGGTGCCCGAGGGTGTTCAGCAGGAGGAGCAGGAGGGCTCGAAGTTCTCCGGCGGCATGGGCCAGCTCCAGCGCGGCCCCGAGATCACCGAGGTGCGCTGA
- the kdpF gene encoding K(+)-transporting ATPase subunit F produces MTAENVVGLVVAVALLGYLVLALLYPERF; encoded by the coding sequence GTGACCGCCGAAAATGTGGTCGGCCTCGTCGTGGCCGTCGCCCTGCTGGGCTATCTCGTCCTCGCCCTTCTGTACCCGGAGAGGTTCTGA